A DNA window from Drosophila pseudoobscura strain MV-25-SWS-2005 chromosome 2, UCI_Dpse_MV25, whole genome shotgun sequence contains the following coding sequences:
- the kmr gene encoding uncharacterized protein kmr isoform X3, which translates to MFGCIYQLWDWLEAPPLFTAGTMDAKKLQQLQEAAILAQQQKKLPLAYQTNLMDYRTATHSPAAIYHQALYQQSPTATSSSGGGPLSPIEMQPQSKHHHLMKHGHGGTSSSSHSSPYHQSYSSSGGTGEQIYQSPTERTYLAAAGRLQASNAMAGHNPISALQAQYQQLHQAKMHAKLATQNEAAHQQQRTFAMRQAINPPTGHYHMSQSPSMVSNMTTITQQQQQQQQQLLQQQQQRAPPSTLNLQNQYQPAQGPLKLQQQQQQQQQQQQQQPQMPKHYQEQLYAHQQQLQLQQQQQQQQQQQQQQQQQHRHKADLQTPGSEHGTVYIQQNHPGHVVNQACQTQISTVKPKATPSSEESSSTSTKSPTHAPLDRKKSAGSIQALKSPITKRPPTSPVTLSGWLHKQGSDGLKVWRKRWFVLAEYCMYYYKGPEEEKLLGSVLLPSYRVSACLPEDKIYRKFAFKCEHQNMRTYWLAAESADAMMQWVRALAAASLMQAPSSGESEPSVSSSLNHSGENSDSGIHTLQSQPSKGQPTPSSDNAGSTGGGGAQPLYANAPPKPRRTNDGGYSSPSPEHNEQPQQQQQSSSRRLMSPTQQLYQQQQQHQQQQQQQRSQQQPQQPQQQQHHAIYDTRTGHVSSALQLQQAQQQYNLDHLEAQFQQQQLDMEEQIVRLQQQRAAEEIYGEREIYMAKLIQQQRAAGGGGYPTQQQLLQAERRTPDAYGRSKQQRLFAAAAAAADYEDIYNMSQLGGGGGGAVPMSAQEALLQEAASYRRPLSPPSYDGSKHLPAMPQRYTPNHLEANADQLINTMDLRARSAAAIVRPHSADFLEYEARAEAAAAAAAAAVAQSKHESGRAPRPKSSLDINRTPDSFYYSEASYAEKMRKSALYLQSGGAGAAQPQQAGSYRTAAGDFGSGVNTIGYENPYERAYKRQELLAEAQAQGGVASSMPRMSRSASQGAGCGSVARSASALPQQQQHQHQLQQQHSEELPPLNVHPGSIFPPSMSTQEIICKNEQFLRSASARLPKRSGGMDDDYSAGNSTTTSPTSGAVPSPQHAQDGERKREESMKRLLEWKQRMLQSPLTRKGVQQGGSNMSAMSKLGSNPNILLSSTAVASGARYGPQAGKTGLLVNGGSSAAGGGANPAPVGGIQRSRSETQANVGPGGVYNSYSSDDEASISVRNVNNLPMGNLTVKPDPSDGQQESAFAPYYGSAAETKYAKATVLTDRGLYASGAGPSTSTPQHQQQQEQQQQQQQFRMRRVGSRAEIDMLERETSSQIRNLDVSAGDLLSRTHEELVLLLIQLRRQSSQTARAIEQCCSDIHDVQNRLRSAEGLTRAESIQRLDYLKQHLLDLERQYEKSKPLVNLVDNMVKLGSLYRNDANGRAQPATLDRLEFNQRMQERQMLQEEQKQWERLSPNQAELQAKVRELYQLDQLLQEESGILQSLQRDKEDLERALGGLRARIHDSNATPMALEAAKKQQHILERELSRVHQLLAENSKKLEQTVAGNARLEQELLLLRQKVQATRASTSNGMLANDGSHVNGGDQTAVVLQSELERVQSLVGDMQRQRHELSSAVRQLTENSTRLYQEIGNKEMTAVNGGGSTNGSLKKRSNSTSWTETDLDANMQQWNGSRQNLNDSTLNLSTPLYVDTNSSAKLSDYNRYNGGGSSDALEMSGVDSDGFLDSNPFANLSNLEKQEIKTVRIVKRESERRHRDRSERGLSSSIQNLDQVLEEEQYAQQQQQLAQHQQQQQLYGHSLEEQMTNGHHSRSKSLPRNYSEPPKPRNSRHMNGGGAVKQNGHHYNGSSYDYDRNSNYEHQPPPPPAPSSAPIPQSNGHHHQNHHQSHHQQQREHLNPLANAYFAKQLQQQANPSRDSARVALRTKTDSLQSLNKSLTDISPEPVFQSVAARQIINEMSAGSASEDTEKIVEKVPPPHKHRRAVPREKRRHYTAPNNVNQKAMEKVQAENDMNRNNTNWRARDDLDMEVALRPRMNAPDVVRSALGQGEKISENTIDNLLLAPNKIVIPERYIPETTPELSPEEKKRRQEKVESIKKMLAEAPISSNENESLPPSKITAEKKQREHLLQLNQILAQQVMQVSKIVAEKAMSKAANRSSQGSEDEERGSDSPTESLPLYQQRDNFYS; encoded by the exons atgTTTGGCTGCATCTATCAGCTGTGGGATTG GTTGGAGGCGCCACCGCTCTTCACGGCCGGCACCATGGACGCCAAGAagttgcagcagctgcaggaggcGGCCATACtggcccagcagcagaaaaagctGCCGCTGGCGTACCAAACGAATCTCATGGACTACCGCACGGCCACACATTCGCCGGCGGCGATCTACCACCAAGCGCTGTATCAGCAATCTCCCACGGCCACCAGCTCCAGCGGCGGCGGGCCCCTCTCCCCCATCGAGATGCAGCCGCAGTCGAAGCACCACCATCTGATGAAGCACGGCCACGGGGGCACTTCGAGCAGCTCCCACAGCTCCCCCTATCATCAGTCATACTCGAGCAGCGGCGGGACGGGCGAGCAGATCTACCAGTCGCCCACGGAGCGCACCTAcctggcggcggcggggcgGCTGCAGGCCAGCAATGCGATGGCCGGACACAATCCGATATCGGCGCTGCAGGCCCAGTACCAGCAGCTGCATCAGGCCAAGATGCACGCCAAGTTGGCCACCCAGAACGAGGCggcccaccagcagcagcgaaccTTTGCTATGCGGCAGGCCATCAATCCACCGACAGGCCACTACCACATGAGTCAGTCCCCCAGCATGGTGTCCAACATGACGACCATtactcagcagcagcagcaacagcagcagcaattgttgcaacagcagcagcagagggctCCCCCCTCCACGCTGAATCTGCAGAATCAATATCAGCCGGCGCAGGGTCCGTTgaagctgcaacagcagcagcagcaacagcagcagcagcagcagcagcaaccgcagATGCCGAAACACTACCAGGAGCAGCTTTATGCtcaccagcaacagctccagcttcagcagcaacaacaacagcaacaacaacagcaacaacagcagcagcagcaacatcgcCATAAAGCAGATCTCCAGACACCAGGCAGCGAGCACGGGACGGTCTACATCCAGCAGAATCATCCCGGACACGTGGTTAACCAGGCCTGTCAGACCCAGATATCCACGGTGAAGCCCAAGGCGACGCCCAGCTCCGAAGAGTCCTCATCCACATCTACCAAGAGTCCCACTCACGCGCCACTCGATCGCAAGAAGAGCGCGGGCTCCATTCAGGCTCTCAAGTCGCCCATCACCAAGCGGCCACCCACTTCGCCCGTCActctgtctggctggctgcaCAAGCAGGGCTCCGATGGCCTGAAGGTGTGGCGCAAGCGGTGGTTCGTCCTGGCCGAGTACTGCATGTACTACTACAAGGGGCCCGAGGAGGAGAAGCTGCTGGGGTCGGTGCTGTTGCCTTCGTATCGTGTGTCCGCCTGTTTGCCGGAGGACAAGATCTACCGCAAGTTTGCCTTCAAGTGCGAGCACCAGAACATGAGAACCTACTGGCTGGCGGCGGAGAGTGCCGACGCCATGATGCAGTGGGTGCGAGCCCTGGCGGCGGCCAGTCTGATGCAGGCTCCTAGCAGCGGTGAATCGGAGCCGAGTGTCAGTTCCTCCCTCAACCACAGTGGGGAGAACTCGGACTCGGGCATCCACACCCTGCAATCGCAGCCCAGCAAGGGACAGCCGACGCCGTCCTCGGACAACGCCGGAAGcactggcggcggtggcgccCAGCCCCTGTACGCCAATGCTCCGCCCAAGCCGCGTCGCACCAACGACGGCGGCTACTCCTCCCCATCACCGGAGCACAAcgaacagccgcagcagcagcagcagtcatcTAGTCGCCGCCTGATGTCGCCCACGCAGCAGCtttaccagcagcagcagcagcaccaacaacagcagcaacaacaacgatctcagcagcagccacagcagccgcagcagcagcagcatcatgcCATCTACGACACGAGGACGGGCCACGTATCGTCcgccctgcagctgcagcaggcccagcagcagtaCAATCTGGATCATCTGGAGGCTcagttccagcagcagcagctagaCATGGAGGAGCAGATTGtccgactgcagcagcagcgggccGCCGAGGAGATCTACGGCGAGCGGGAGATATACATGGCGAAGCTGATACAGCAGCAGCGTGCcgcaggcggcggcggctatcccacccagcagcagctcctgcagGCCGAGCGACGCACTCCGGATGCCTACGGACGGTCCAAGCAACAGCGCCTCTTTgctgccgcagcagctgcagcagactACGAGGATATCTACAACATGTCGCAACTGGGCGGCGGGGGCGGTGGAGCAGTGCCCATGTCTGCCCAGGAGGCTCTACTGCAGGAGGCGGCCAGCTACCGACGGCCCCTTAGCCCGCCCAGCTACGATGGCAGCAAGCATTTGCCGGCCATGCCCCAACGATACACGCCCAACCACTTGGAG GCCAACGCTGATCAGCTAATCAATACCATGGACTTGCGTGCCCGCTCCGCAGCGGCCATCGTGCGACCACACTCGGCTGACTTTCTGGAGTATGAGGCGCGTGCCGaggccgctgcagctgcggcagccgcagcggtGGCCCAGAGCAAGCACGAAAGCGGACGTGCCCCGCGACCCAAGTCCAGCCTGGACATCAACCGCACTCCGGACAGCTTCTACTACTCGGAGGCCAGCTACGCGGAGAAGATGCGCAAGAGTGCGCTCTACCTGCAGAGCGGAGGAGCGGGCGCAGCGCAGCCACAGCAGGCGGGCAGCTATCGCACCGCAGCCGGGGACTTTGGGTCGGGCGTGAACACCATTGGATACGAGAATCCCTACGAGCGGGCGTACAAGCgccaggaactgctggccgaggcccaggcccagggtGGCGTCGCCAGCAGCATGCCACGCATGAGTCGCTCGGCCAGCCAGGGGGCAGGCTGTGGGTCGGTGGCCCGCTCTGCCTCCGCCctgccgcaacagcagcagcaccagcaccagctgcagcagcagcactcggaGGAGCTGCCTCCACTCAATGTGCATCCGGGCTCCATTTTCCCGCCCTCGATGTCCACGCAGGAGATCATATGCAAGAACGAGCAGTTCCTGCGCTCGGCCAGTGCCCGGCTACCGAAGCGCAGCGGCGGCATGGATGACGACTACTCGGCGGGCAACTCGACCACAACATCGCCCACATCGGGGGCTGTGCCCTCGCCGCAGCACGCTCAGGACGGGGAGCGCAAGCGGGAGGAGTCAATGAAGCGGCTTCTGGAGTGgaagcagcgcatgctgcagTCCCCTCTCACCCGTAAGGGCGTGCAGCAGGGCGGCAGCAACATGTCCGCCATGTCGAAGCTGGGCAGCAACCCGAACATTCTGCTCTCCTCGACGGCGGTGGCCAGTGGCGCCCGCTATGGCCCCCAGGCCGGCAAGACGGGCCTCTTGGTGAACGGCGGCAGCTCTGCCGCTGGTGGAGGAGCCAATCCGGCCCCAGTCGGAGGCATACAACGTTCCAGATCGGAGACTCAGGCCAATGTGGGACCCGGCGGAGTGTACAACAGCTACTCCTCGGACGATGAGG CCTCGATTTCCGTGCGCAATGTGAACAATTTGCCCATGGGGAATCTGACAGTGAAGCCGGATCCATCCGATGGCCAGCAGGAGTCGGCCTTTGCCCCCTACTATGGCAGTGCCGCGGAAACGAAATACGCCAAGGCCACAGTGCTGACGGATCGCGGCCTCTACGCCTCTGGAGCTGgtccatccacatccacgccgcagcatcagcaacagcaggagcagcagcagcagcagcagcagttccggATGCGACGTGTTGGCAGTCGGGCGGAAATCGATATGCTAGAGCGGGAGACGAGCAGCCAGATTAGG AACTTGGATGTGTCGGCTGgggatctgttgagccgcaccCACGAGGAGCTGGTCCTGCTGCTCATACAGCTGCGACGCCAGAGCAGCCAGACAGCCCGTGCCATCGAGCAGTGCTGCAGCGATATACATGATGTTCAG AACCGCCTGCGCAGTGCCGAGGGTCTGACCCGGGCAGAGAGCATCCAGCGACTGGACTACTTGAAGCAGCACCTGCTCGACCTGGAGCGGCAGTACGAGAAGAGCAAGCCGTTGGTCAATCTGGTGGACAACATGGTAAAGCTGGGCTCTCTGTACCGCAACGATGCCAACGGGCGGGCCCAGCCGGCCACTCTGGATCGCCTGGAGTTCAATCAGCGAATGCAGGAGCGCCAGAtgctgcaggaggagcaaAAACAGTGGGAACGCCTCAGCCCCAATCAGGCAGAGTTGCAG GCCAAAGTACGAGAGCTGTACCAGCTCGATCAGCTGCTGCAGGAAGAGTCGGGCATCTTGCAGAGCTTGCAGCGCGACAAGGAGGACCTGGAGAGGGCCCTGGGCGGCCTGCGGGCACGCATCCACGACAGCAACGCCACTCCCATGGCACTGGAGGCggccaagaagcagcagcacatccTGGAGCGCGAACTGTCGCGTGTccaccagctgctggccgAGAACTCAAAG AAACTGGAGCAAACCGTAGCCGGAAATGCCCGTCTCGAGCAagagctgctcctgctccgtcAGAAGGTACAGGCCACGCgggccagcaccagcaacggCATGTTGGCCAACGATGGGTCCCATGTGAATGGCGGCGACCAGACAGCTGTCGTGTTGCAGTCGGAGTTGGAGCGGGTGCAGTCCCTGGTGGGCGACATGCAGCGACAGCGCCATGAACTGAGCTCGGCCGTGCGTCAACTCACGGAGAACTCGACGCGTCTGTACCAGGAGATTGGCAACAAGGAAATGACAGCCGTCAATGGGGGTGGCTCCACCAATGGCAGCCTCAAGAAGCGCAGCAACTCGACCAGCTGGACAGAGACCGATCTGGATGCCAATATGCAGCAGTGGAACGGCAGTCGTCAGAACCTCAACGACTCGACCCTCAATCTGTCCACACCGCTCTATGTGGACACCAACAGCTCGGCCAAGTTGAGCGACTACAATCGCTACAAcggaggcggcagcagcgatgCCCTGGAAATGAGTGGCGTGGACAGCGATGGCTTCTTGGACAGCAATCCGTTCGCCAATTTGAGCAATCTCGAGAAGCAGGAGATCAAAACGGTTCGCATCGTGAAGCGGGAGTCGGAGCGGCGTCATCGCGATCGCAGCGAGCGTGGTCTCAGCAGCTCCATACAGAACCTGGACCAGGTGCTGGAGGAGGAACAGtacgcccagcagcagcaacagctagctcagcaccagcagcagcagcaactgtaTGGCCACAGCCTGGAGGAGCAGATGACCAACGGACATCATAGCCGCTCAAAGTCGTTGCCGCGGAACTACAGCGAGCCCCCGAAGCCCAGGAACAGTCGCCACATGAACGGCGGTGGAGCCGTGAAGCAGAACGGCCACCACTACAACGGCAGCAGCTACGATTACGACAGGAACAGCAACTACGAGCAtcagccgccgccaccaccagcaccgtCATCGGCGCCCATACCACAGAGCAATGGCCACCACCATCAGAACCATCATCAGAgtcaccaccagcagcagcgggagcatCTGAATCCTCTGGCCAATGCCTATTTCGCcaagcaactgcagcagcaggcgaatCCCTCGCGGGACAGTGCCAGGGTGGCACTACGCACCAAGACAGACTCATTGCAGAGCCTCAACAAGAGCCTGACGGACATCAGCCCCGAGCCGGTGTTCCAGAGCGTGGCCGCTCGTCAGATCATCAATGAAATGTCCGCTGGCTCGGCGTCGGAGGACACCGAGAAGATTGTCGAGAAggtgccgccgccgcacaAACATCGACGGGCAGTGCCCCGCGAGAAGCGACGTCACTATACTGCACCCAACAATGTAAACCAGAAGGCCATGGAGAAGGTGCAGGCGGAGAATGACATGAATCGCAAT AACACAAACTGGCGTGCCCGCGATGATCTGGACATGGAGGTGGCCCTGAGGCCGCGCATGAATGCCCCCGATGTGGTGCGTTCGGCACTGGGACAGGGAGAGAAGATCTCTGAGAATACCATTGATAACTTGCTCTTGGCCCCCAACAAAATAGTCATTCCCGAGCGTTACATACCAGAAACA ACGCCCGAACTATCGCCAGAGGAGAAGAAGCGGCGCCAGGAGAAGGTCGAGTCCATTAAGAAGATGCTGGCCGAGGCGCCTATTAGCAGCAAC GAGAACGAGAGCCTGCCGCCGAGCAAAATCACAGCAGAAAAGAAGCAGCGCGAGCACTTGCTGCAGCTCAACCAGATCCTGGCCCAGCAGGTGATGCAAGTCAGCAAGATTGTGGCCG AGAAAGCCATGTCAAAGGCGGCCAACAGATCGAGCCAGGGCAGCGAGGACGAGGAGCGAGGATCGGATTCACCGACCGAATCACTGCCGCTGTACCAGCAACGGGATAACTTCTACAGCTAA
- the kmr gene encoding uncharacterized protein kmr isoform X9: MFGCIYQLWDWLEAPPLFTAGTMDAKKLQQLQEAAILAQQQKKLPLAYQTNLMDYRTATHSPAAIYHQALYQQSPTATSSSGGGPLSPIEMQPQSKHHHLMKHGHGGTSSSSHSSPYHQSYSSSGGTGEQIYQSPTERTYLAAAGRLQASNAMAGHNPISALQAQYQQLHQAKMHAKLATQNEAAHQQQRTFAMRQAINPPTGHYHMSQSPSMVSNMTTITQQQQQQQQQLLQQQQQRAPPSTLNLQNQYQPAQGPLKLQQQQQQQQQQQQQQPQMPKHYQEQLYAHQQQLQLQQQQQQQQQQQQQQQQQHRHKADLQTPGSEHGTVYIQQNHPGHVVNQACQTQISTVKPKATPSSEESSSTSTKSPTHAPLDRKKSAGSIQALKSPITKRPPTSPVTLSGWLHKQGSDGLKVWRKRWFVLAEYCMYYYKGPEEEKLLGSVLLPSYRVSACLPEDKIYRKFAFKCEHQNMRTYWLAAESADAMMQWVRALAAASLMQAPSSGESEPSVSSSLNHSGENSDSGIHTLQSQPSKGQPTPSSDNAGSTGGGGAQPLYANAPPKPRRTNDGGYSSPSPEHNEQPQQQQQSSSRRLMSPTQQLYQQQQQHQQQQQQQRSQQQPQQPQQQQHHAIYDTRTGHVSSALQLQQAQQQYNLDHLEAQFQQQQLDMEEQIVRLQQQRAAEEIYGEREIYMAKLIQQQRAAGGGGYPTQQQLLQAERRTPDAYGRSKQQRLFAAAAAAADYEDIYNMSQLGGGGGGAVPMSAQEALLQEAASYRRPLSPPSYDGSKHLPAMPQRYTPNHLEANADQLINTMDLRARSAAAIVRPHSADFLEYEARAEAAAAAAAAAVAQSKHESGRAPRPKSSLDINRTPDSFYYSEASYAEKMRKSALYLQSGGAGAAQPQQAGSYRTAAGDFGSGVNTIGYENPYERAYKRQELLAEAQAQGGVASSMPRMSRSASQGAGCGSVARSASALPQQQQHQHQLQQQHSEELPPLNVHPGSIFPPSMSTQEIICKNEQFLRSASARLPKRSGGMDDDYSAGNSTTTSPTSGAVPSPQHAQDGERKREESMKRLLEWKQRMLQSPLTRKGVQQGGSNMSAMSKLGSNPNILLSSTAVASGARYGPQAGKTGLLVNGGSSAAGGGANPAPVGGIQRSRSETQANVGPGGVYNSYSSDDEVLGGELLWEEDTLWRESLRRVSQRHARSLDDLDRITAGPICSTPKTKLSREVTYVNDSQKPPQRHQQSASDEHDVYVQLMGNSSQTTHSQDQTDSDVYEVLREDTASNLSHKSNELDRETIRQWDAMSSGLMKTTSHNVETASPMATSARTPTSTRSASGSGPKVSLPLTSSVRSIIQQLNGSGQSNTDDDNGNPIEGFSPAPKVQKSRNNN, encoded by the exons atgTTTGGCTGCATCTATCAGCTGTGGGATTG GTTGGAGGCGCCACCGCTCTTCACGGCCGGCACCATGGACGCCAAGAagttgcagcagctgcaggaggcGGCCATACtggcccagcagcagaaaaagctGCCGCTGGCGTACCAAACGAATCTCATGGACTACCGCACGGCCACACATTCGCCGGCGGCGATCTACCACCAAGCGCTGTATCAGCAATCTCCCACGGCCACCAGCTCCAGCGGCGGCGGGCCCCTCTCCCCCATCGAGATGCAGCCGCAGTCGAAGCACCACCATCTGATGAAGCACGGCCACGGGGGCACTTCGAGCAGCTCCCACAGCTCCCCCTATCATCAGTCATACTCGAGCAGCGGCGGGACGGGCGAGCAGATCTACCAGTCGCCCACGGAGCGCACCTAcctggcggcggcggggcgGCTGCAGGCCAGCAATGCGATGGCCGGACACAATCCGATATCGGCGCTGCAGGCCCAGTACCAGCAGCTGCATCAGGCCAAGATGCACGCCAAGTTGGCCACCCAGAACGAGGCggcccaccagcagcagcgaaccTTTGCTATGCGGCAGGCCATCAATCCACCGACAGGCCACTACCACATGAGTCAGTCCCCCAGCATGGTGTCCAACATGACGACCATtactcagcagcagcagcaacagcagcagcaattgttgcaacagcagcagcagagggctCCCCCCTCCACGCTGAATCTGCAGAATCAATATCAGCCGGCGCAGGGTCCGTTgaagctgcaacagcagcagcagcaacagcagcagcagcagcagcagcaaccgcagATGCCGAAACACTACCAGGAGCAGCTTTATGCtcaccagcaacagctccagcttcagcagcaacaacaacagcaacaacaacagcaacaacagcagcagcagcaacatcgcCATAAAGCAGATCTCCAGACACCAGGCAGCGAGCACGGGACGGTCTACATCCAGCAGAATCATCCCGGACACGTGGTTAACCAGGCCTGTCAGACCCAGATATCCACGGTGAAGCCCAAGGCGACGCCCAGCTCCGAAGAGTCCTCATCCACATCTACCAAGAGTCCCACTCACGCGCCACTCGATCGCAAGAAGAGCGCGGGCTCCATTCAGGCTCTCAAGTCGCCCATCACCAAGCGGCCACCCACTTCGCCCGTCActctgtctggctggctgcaCAAGCAGGGCTCCGATGGCCTGAAGGTGTGGCGCAAGCGGTGGTTCGTCCTGGCCGAGTACTGCATGTACTACTACAAGGGGCCCGAGGAGGAGAAGCTGCTGGGGTCGGTGCTGTTGCCTTCGTATCGTGTGTCCGCCTGTTTGCCGGAGGACAAGATCTACCGCAAGTTTGCCTTCAAGTGCGAGCACCAGAACATGAGAACCTACTGGCTGGCGGCGGAGAGTGCCGACGCCATGATGCAGTGGGTGCGAGCCCTGGCGGCGGCCAGTCTGATGCAGGCTCCTAGCAGCGGTGAATCGGAGCCGAGTGTCAGTTCCTCCCTCAACCACAGTGGGGAGAACTCGGACTCGGGCATCCACACCCTGCAATCGCAGCCCAGCAAGGGACAGCCGACGCCGTCCTCGGACAACGCCGGAAGcactggcggcggtggcgccCAGCCCCTGTACGCCAATGCTCCGCCCAAGCCGCGTCGCACCAACGACGGCGGCTACTCCTCCCCATCACCGGAGCACAAcgaacagccgcagcagcagcagcagtcatcTAGTCGCCGCCTGATGTCGCCCACGCAGCAGCtttaccagcagcagcagcagcaccaacaacagcagcaacaacaacgatctcagcagcagccacagcagccgcagcagcagcagcatcatgcCATCTACGACACGAGGACGGGCCACGTATCGTCcgccctgcagctgcagcaggcccagcagcagtaCAATCTGGATCATCTGGAGGCTcagttccagcagcagcagctagaCATGGAGGAGCAGATTGtccgactgcagcagcagcgggccGCCGAGGAGATCTACGGCGAGCGGGAGATATACATGGCGAAGCTGATACAGCAGCAGCGTGCcgcaggcggcggcggctatcccacccagcagcagctcctgcagGCCGAGCGACGCACTCCGGATGCCTACGGACGGTCCAAGCAACAGCGCCTCTTTgctgccgcagcagctgcagcagactACGAGGATATCTACAACATGTCGCAACTGGGCGGCGGGGGCGGTGGAGCAGTGCCCATGTCTGCCCAGGAGGCTCTACTGCAGGAGGCGGCCAGCTACCGACGGCCCCTTAGCCCGCCCAGCTACGATGGCAGCAAGCATTTGCCGGCCATGCCCCAACGATACACGCCCAACCACTTGGAG GCCAACGCTGATCAGCTAATCAATACCATGGACTTGCGTGCCCGCTCCGCAGCGGCCATCGTGCGACCACACTCGGCTGACTTTCTGGAGTATGAGGCGCGTGCCGaggccgctgcagctgcggcagccgcagcggtGGCCCAGAGCAAGCACGAAAGCGGACGTGCCCCGCGACCCAAGTCCAGCCTGGACATCAACCGCACTCCGGACAGCTTCTACTACTCGGAGGCCAGCTACGCGGAGAAGATGCGCAAGAGTGCGCTCTACCTGCAGAGCGGAGGAGCGGGCGCAGCGCAGCCACAGCAGGCGGGCAGCTATCGCACCGCAGCCGGGGACTTTGGGTCGGGCGTGAACACCATTGGATACGAGAATCCCTACGAGCGGGCGTACAAGCgccaggaactgctggccgaggcccaggcccagggtGGCGTCGCCAGCAGCATGCCACGCATGAGTCGCTCGGCCAGCCAGGGGGCAGGCTGTGGGTCGGTGGCCCGCTCTGCCTCCGCCctgccgcaacagcagcagcaccagcaccagctgcagcagcagcactcggaGGAGCTGCCTCCACTCAATGTGCATCCGGGCTCCATTTTCCCGCCCTCGATGTCCACGCAGGAGATCATATGCAAGAACGAGCAGTTCCTGCGCTCGGCCAGTGCCCGGCTACCGAAGCGCAGCGGCGGCATGGATGACGACTACTCGGCGGGCAACTCGACCACAACATCGCCCACATCGGGGGCTGTGCCCTCGCCGCAGCACGCTCAGGACGGGGAGCGCAAGCGGGAGGAGTCAATGAAGCGGCTTCTGGAGTGgaagcagcgcatgctgcagTCCCCTCTCACCCGTAAGGGCGTGCAGCAGGGCGGCAGCAACATGTCCGCCATGTCGAAGCTGGGCAGCAACCCGAACATTCTGCTCTCCTCGACGGCGGTGGCCAGTGGCGCCCGCTATGGCCCCCAGGCCGGCAAGACGGGCCTCTTGGTGAACGGCGGCAGCTCTGCCGCTGGTGGAGGAGCCAATCCGGCCCCAGTCGGAGGCATACAACGTTCCAGATCGGAGACTCAGGCCAATGTGGGACCCGGCGGAGTGTACAACAGCTACTCCTCGGACGATGAGG TTCTAGGTGGCGAGCTGCTCTGGGAGGAGGACACCCTGTGGCGGGAGAGTCTGCGTCGCGTCTCGCAGCGGCATGCTCGCTCCTTGGACGATCTCGACAGGATTACCGCCGGCCCCATATGCAGCACGCCCAAGACCAAGCTCAGCCGTGAGGTGACCTATGTGAATGACAGCCAGAAGCCTCCCCAGCGGCACCAACAGTCGGCCAGCGACGAGCACGATGTCTATGTGCAGCTGATGGGCAACAGCTCTCAGACCACTCACAGCCAGGATCAGACCGATTCGGATGTGTACGAGGTGCTGCGCGAGGACACTGCCTCGAATCTGTCACACAAATCGAACGAACTGGATCGCGAAACCATCCGCCAATGGGATGCCATGTCAAGTGGCCTAATGAAAACCACCAGCCACAATGTGGAGACCGCATCGCCAATGGCAACATCAGCCAGGACACCCACATCCACACGCAGTGCTAGTGGCAGTGGGCCCAAGGTCAGCCTGCCGCTGACCAGCAGTGTGCGCTCCATCATCCAGCAGCTGAATGGCAGTGGCCAAAGTAATACCGACGATGACAATGGTAATCCCATTGAGGGATTCTCCCCAGCACCCAAAGTGCAAAAGTCGCGGAACAACAACTGA